The following proteins come from a genomic window of Pseudomonas putida:
- a CDS encoding methyl-accepting chemotaxis protein — MALEVSRNTVGGASEGAAVVQQVEQTMQGMTRQLQSAGTTITALGEQSVLISSIVQTIGGIAAQTNLLALNAAIEAARAGEQGRGFAVVADEVRKLAARTSTATDEIVSVVAHNQTLASQAVGEIETSRDHATQSLQLASQAGEAIGVILQGATGVVNAVERVSQDLR, encoded by the coding sequence ATGGCGCTTGAGGTGTCCCGCAATACCGTTGGCGGAGCGTCTGAGGGCGCGGCGGTGGTGCAGCAAGTGGAGCAGACCATGCAGGGCATGACCCGGCAACTGCAATCGGCCGGCACGACGATCACTGCACTGGGCGAGCAATCGGTGTTGATCAGTTCGATCGTCCAGACCATCGGCGGCATCGCTGCGCAGACCAATCTGCTCGCGCTCAACGCAGCCATCGAAGCAGCCCGCGCCGGCGAGCAGGGCAGGGGGTTTGCCGTAGTTGCCGACGAAGTGCGAAAACTGGCGGCGCGCACCAGCACGGCTACCGATGAGATCGTCTCGGTGGTGGCGCACAACCAGACGCTCGCTAGCCAGGCCGTTGGCGAGATAGAAACCAGCCGGGATCACGCCACGCAGAGCCTGCAGCTCGCCTCGCAGGCAGGTGAGGCGATTGGCGTGATCTTGCAGGGCGCGACGGGTGTGGTGAACGCTGTAGAGCGAGTGAGTCAGGATTTGCGTTGA